GTGAAGCCCTGCCAGGAGACGTACTCCACGAGCTGGTCCGCCATCTCGCGGTACCCCAGCCCGGGCCGCCACGACCCGGCGTGCACCTCGTAGACGCTCATCGGGCCGTCGTGCGGGTTCGTCCGGGCCCGGCGCTCCATCCACTCCTGGTCGCCGAAGACGTAGCGGGAGTCGTCCACGCGCGAGCCGGTCGCCGGCGGCACCTCGGTCCAGCGCGCCATCGGGTCGGCACGGTCGCGCCAGTGCCCGTCCTGGCCGAGGATCGCGTACTTGTACACCGTCCCGGCGCCGATGCCGGGGACGAAGATCTCCCACAGCCCCGAGTCGCCCAGCGAGCGCATCGCGTGCTGGCGCCCGTCCCAGCCGTTGAAGTCGCCCTTGACCCGCACGGCGCGCGCGTTGGGCGCCCACACCGCGAAGGAGGTGCCGGTGATCTCCCCCTGCGGCGAGGAGTAGCGGCGCACCCGGGAGCCCAGGGCCGTCCACAGGGTCTCGTGCCGGCCCTCGCGGAACAGGTGCTGGTCGAGCTCGCCGAGGGTGGGCAGGTAGCGGTAGGGGTCGTCCTGCTCGGCGGGATCGGCCCCGGGCAAGGACACGAGGATGCGGTAGCCCGGGACGTGGCCCGGCTGGGTGGCGCGCGCGGTGCCGACCCAGACCCCCTCGTGCTCGTGCCGCAGCGGCACCTCGGTGCCGTCGTCGAGCCGGACGGAGACCTCCTCCGCCAGCGGCCGCAGCACCCGGAAGGTCACGGTGTCGTCGCCGTCCAGGTGGGCACCCAGCACCTCGTGGGGCTGGTGGTACCGGCCGTGCGCGACGGCGTCGAGCACCTCGGCGTGCACCTCGAGGGGCGCCGGGGCCGGGTCCCCCGCCGGGCCGGCCTGCAGGGTCGGTTCCATGTTCTCCGCGTCCATCGGATCCTCCTCGGGTTCGCGCTCGGTGACTGCCCCCACCGTATCGGGGGACGGCCCGGTGGCAACGGGGGCACCGGCCTCGGCGGCCGCGCCGTCGGTGCCGGCGGTGCCGCGGCCGAGCGCCCGGCGCACGGCCGAGGCGGGCACCTCGACCCAGTCGGGGCGGTGCCGCAGCTCGTACGCCGTCTCGTACAGGGCCTTGTCCAGGAGCAGGGCGGTGAACACCGTGGAGGCCGTGTCCACCGGCGCGCCGACCGTCCGGCCGTAGCCCTCGAGGAAGGCCTCCTGGGTGCGGGCCGTCCACTCCGGGGCCCCCGCGAGGGCGCCGGCGTAGTCGAAGGAGCGCAGCATCCCCACCACGTCGCGCAGCGGCAGGTCCCAGCCGGAGCGCTCCCCGGCCTCGCGCAGCGGCTCGCCCTCGAAGTCCAGGACGGTCCACCGCGTGGTGCCGTCCTGGGCCGAGGCCAGCACCTGGCCCAGGTGGTAGTCGGCGTGGATGCGCTGCAGCGGGGGCAGCGCCGCGGCCGCCTCCGGCGAGCGCAGCGAGTCCAGCACCTCCCGCACGCGCCCGGCGTGGTCCTCCCCCACCGTGGCGGCGGCCTGGCGCCAGCCCCACTCGATCCGGCCCGCGAGCTCCTCGAGCACCCCGGGCGTCCCGGACGGCCCCGCCGGCGCCTGCCGGGTGCCGAGGGTCTCGGCGAGGGCCAGGTGCAGCCGGCCGGTGGCCGCGCCGATCCCGGCGGCCTCGCCCGTGAAGTCGGTGCCCGCGGCCGCGGACTCCGTGGCGACGCGCCAGGCGTCGCGGGAACCGGTGATGAACTCCCGCAGCACGCAGGCCTGGCCGGACACCCAGCCGTCGGCGGTGTCCTCGGCCGGGGTGCCGCCCGGGGCCCCGGGCGCCCGCCAGCCGGCGGTGACCGAGCCGTACGTCACCGGGACCTCGCTGGAACCGGCGCCGGACAGCGCCAGGCCGATCTCGACGTCGGGGTTCGCGCCCGCGGCCAGGACGCGGAAGAACTTCAGGATCAGCGTGCCGGGACCGGCCTCGATGACCACGGAGGTGTTGGACTGCTCGCCCTCGAGCATCCGCGCCCGCAGGGTGCCGGCCTCGAAGGCGGGCCAGTCGCCGAAGCCGGCGTAGGCGTGGCCGCCGGAGCGGCCGTCCGCCGTCGGCAGCTCCCGGCGCATCATCTCCAGCCAGGCGGCCACGAACTCGGGGTCGCGCGCGCCGTCGTAGACCCAGCGGGGCCCGTCCGGGGAATCCCAGCGGCCGACCAGGGCCGAGGCACCCTCCTCGAGCTCGTCCTCCCGCACGGCCAGGGGCACGGACAGGGTCACGGTCTCCCCGTCACGGGCCGCGGTGATCACGTGCAGCTGCGGCCGCACCCCCGCGGTGGTCCCCGACAGGCGGATCCCGCCGACCCGGTCCAGGGTGAAGTCCCCGGTCAGGGGGAACCAGCGCTGGGAGGGCAGCCAGCCCTCCAGCAGCGCCGGCAGGGTCGTGGCGGTGTTCGGCTCGGTGGTCATCGGATGCTCCCCGCAGACATGTCCGGAGTGATGACCGGCAGGGCGGTCGTGTAGGGGTTCGGCCTGCCGGCCAGGGCGGTCCGCTCGCCGCCGGCCATCAGGTCCGGGCCGGTGCGCAGCCGCAGCCAGTAGAAGCCGTGGCCCGGCAGGGTGACCGGCAGCCGGCCGTCCGCACCGATGTCCAGGAAGGGCCGGCCGCCGAACACGTCGCGCAGCCCGCGGCCCTCGTAGCCGGGCACGGACAGCCACGTGGCCACCGGGTCCGGGGACAGGTTGAACACGCACAGCACGGTCTCCGGGTACAGGTCCTCGTCGTCGCTGACCGGCAGGTCCCGCACGAAGGCCAGGACCTGCTCGGCCTCCGCGTGGACCATGGAGAAGTCCCCCAGGCCGAAGACGGGGTGCTTCTTGCGCACCGCGAGCGTCTCCCGGACCCAGTGCAGCAGCGAGCCGTTCGAGGCGAGCTGGGCCTCCACGTTGACGTGGTTGTAGTGGTAGACGAGGGACTGGATCACCGGCAGGTAGAGCTTGCCGGGGTCCGCGTCCGAGAACCCGGCGTTGCGGTCCGGGTTCCACTGCATCGGCGTGCGGGAGGCGTCGCGGTCGGGGAGCCAGATGTTGTCCCCCATGCCGAGCTCGTCGCCGTAGTACAGGAACGGCGAGCCGGGAAGGGACAGCAGCAGCGCGTGGATCAGCTCCAGCTCGGACCGGCTGTTGTCCAGCAGGGAGGCCAGCCGGCGGCGGATGCCCACGTTGGCGCGCATGCGGGAGTCCGGCGCGTACCAGCCGAGCATGGCCTGGCGCTCCTCGGGGGTCACCATCTCGAGCGTCAGCTCGTCGTGGTTGCGCAGGAAGGTGCCCCACTGGGAGCCCGCCGGGATCTGCGGGGTCTCGGCCACCGCCTCGAGGATCGCGGTGGCCTTGTGGTCCCGCAGCGCGTAGAAGATCTTCGGCATGATCGGGAAGTGGAAGCACATGTGGCACTCCGGCTGCTCCTCGGTGCCGAAGTAGTCCACCACGTCCGCCGGGGGCTGGTTCGCCTCGGCGATGATGACGCGCCCCGGGTACTCCGCGTCCACCATGGCCCGCAGGTCGCGCAGGAAGACGTGCGTGCGCGGGTCGTTCTCGCAGTCGGTGCCGTCCTCCTCGTACAGGTACGGGATGGCGTCCGCGCGGAAGCCGTCCACGCCCATGTCCAGCCAGTACCGGACCACCTCGTAGAGGGCCTCGATCACCGCGGGGTTCTCGAAGTTCAGGTCCGGCTGGTGGGAGAAGAACCGGTGCCAGAAGAACTGGCGGCGCACCGGGTCGAAGGTCCAGTTGGACTCCTCCGTGTCCACGAAGATGATGCGCGCGTCCTGGTACTTCTCGTCCGTGTCCGACCAGACGTAGAAGTCCCCGTACGGCCCGTCCGGGTCCGAGCGGGACTCCTGGAACCACGGGTGCTGGTCCGAGGTGTGGTTGAGCGGCAGGTCGATGATCACCCGCAGCCCGCGCGCGTGGGCCTCGGCCACGAGGCGCTTGAAGTCGGAGACCGTGCCGAAGTCGTCCAGGACCTCGTAGAAGTCCGAGACGTCGTAGCCGCCGTCGCGCAGCGGCGAGCGGTAGAACGGCGGCACCCACAGGCAGTCCACGCCCAGCCACTGCAGGTAGTCCAGCTTGTTGATCAGCCCGTCGAAGTCCCCGGACCCGTCCCCGTTGCCGTCGTGGAAGGCCCGCACGAGCACCTCGTAGAACACGGCGGTGCGGAACCAGTTCGGGTCGTGGGAGATGCCGTGGGTGTGCAGCTGAAACGAGTTGGCCATCGTCGGGGGTTCTCTTCCGTAGTCTCCTGCGTCGGTCGGGGGCGGGGCGCCGGTCAGTCCCGGCGCACGACGCGCAGCACGTGCGCCGGCTCGACGTGCGGGTCCAGCCGGACGTAGTTGTGCTCGCCCCACTGCCAGCGGGAGCCGGTGATGAGGTCCTCGACCTCGAAGCGGCCCTCCGCGTCCAGGTCCTGCGGCCGCAGGTCGAGGGCGGACAGGTCCAGGGTGGCGGTCGCCTCGCGCGTGTTGTGCGGGTCCGTGGTCACCACCACGATGATCGTGTCCGCGTGGCCCGGCAGGGACTCCACGAGGCCCGCGGCGTCCGGAACGCCCGGGAAGACCGTGCCCGTCCCGTCCCCCGCGCCCGTCCCGACGGCGGCGTGCCAGCCCTCCGGCCGGTGGCGCCGGGTCTTGGAGAAGGCGAGGATCGCGTCGTTGTCCACGCGGTGCAGGGTGAGGTTCTGCAGGTCCTGCAGGGCGGGGTGGGCCCGGCGGATGTGGTTCAGCCGGGTCAGGAAGGGCGCCAGGGAGCGCCCCTCCGCCTCCGCGGCGGCGTAGTCCCGGGGCCGGAACTCGTACTTCTCGTTGTCGATGTACTCCTCCGCCCCGGGCCGGGCCACGTGCTCGAAGAGCTCGTAGCCGGAGTACATGCCCCACAGCGGATTGGACATGGTGGCGAGCACGGCGCGGATCTTGAACGCCGCCGGGCCGCCGAACTGCAGGTACTCGGTGAGGATGTCCGGGGTGTTGACGAAGAAGTTCGGCCGGTAGAACGCCGCGGTCTCGGCCGTCACCTCGTGCAGGTACTCCGCGATCTCGTCCCGGGTGTTCCGCCACGTGAAGTAGGAGTAGGACTGCTGGTAGCCCACGCGGCCGAGGGCGTGCATCATGGCCGGCCGGGTGAACGCCTCGGCCAGGAAGACGACCTCCGGGTGGCGGCGGTGCACCTTGGCGATCAGCCACTCCCAGAACCACAGCGGCTTGGTGTGCGGGTTGTCCACGCGGAAGATCTTCACGCCCCGGGCGATCCACAGCTCCACCACGTCCAGCACGGCCCGGCGCAGCCCGCGCGGGTCGTTGTCGAAGTTCAGCGGGTAGATGTCCTGGTACTTCTTCGGCGGGTTCTCCGCGTAGGCGATCGAGCCGTCCACGCGCGTGGTGAACCACTCGGGGTGCTCGCGCACCCAGGGGTGGTCCGGGGAGCACTGCAGCGCCAGGTCCAGCGCCACCTCCATGCCCAGCTCCGCCGCGCGGTCCACGAAGCGGGCGAAGTCCTCCTCGGTGCCGAGCTCGGGGTGGATCGCGTCGTGGCCGCCGTCCTCGGAGCCGATGGCCCACGGCGAGCCGGGGTCCTGCGGGCCGGCGGTGAGCGTGTTGTTCGGGCCCTTGCGGTGGGCGTGCCCGATGGGGTGGATCGGCGGGAGGTAGACGACGTCGAAGCCCATCCGGGCGATCGCCGGGAGGCGCTCGGCCGCCGTCGTGAAGGTCCCCGAGGTCCAGGTGCCGGACTCGGGGTGGTAGGCCGCGCCCTCGGAGCGCGGGAAGAACTCGTACCACGCGCCGCGGCCGGCGAGCGCCCGCTGGACGTCCAGCGGGTACCGCGGCGAGGGCGAGACGAACTCGCGGATCGGCCGGGCGGCCAGCACCTCGGCCAGCTCGGGGTCCTCCGCGGCGGTGAGCCGCTCGGCGGTGTCCCGCGAGCCGTCCTCGAGCCCGCGCGCGGCCCGCTCGAGGATGACGCGGTCGGCCTCGGAGCGCTCGGGCTCGGCGGCGGCGCGGCGGAACAGGGCGCCGCCCTCGGCGAGCATCAGCTCGACGTCGATGCCCGCCTGGATCTTCACCGTGGCGGCGTGGTGCCACGTGGCGTAGGGGTCCGACCAGCCCTCGACCACGAGGGCGTGGGGGCCGACCTGCGCCGGGCGCAGGACGGCCCGGTACTCGTCGAGGCCCGGGGCCCCCTCGTGCATGCGCACGCGCTGGACCTCCTCGCCGGAGGGGCCGTAGAGCACGGCGGTGGCCCCCAGCCGGTCGTGTCCCTCGCGGAACACGGTGGCGCGCACGGGGATGTCCTCCCCCACGACGGCCTTGGCCGGGTGCGCGCCGCAGTCGACCACCGGCTGCACGCCGGTGACGGGGATGCGGCCCGCCGTGACCTCGGTACGGGACATCGGGACGGTGTTCGGATTCCTGGAAGCCTCCACGCGGTCGACGTTACCGGTGCCGTCAACCGCTGGCCAACGCCATCGGCCCTTCTCGGACGGACGCGCCCCGTGCGGCGGGGCGCGCGGCCGGGTGCGCGCCCCGGTGCGCGGCGGGGCGTACGGCGGGGTATTCAGCCCGCGGCCACGCGGGCGTCGCACGGGGTTCACCCGCGCCGCCGGGGCCGATCCCGGCGGCGTGGATAATGGGCCCTGTGAAGGCCATTCGTCGGTTCACCGTCCGCACCCACCTGCCCGCCTCGATCGCCGGCCTGGGCCGCCTGGCCACCAACCTGCGGTGGTCGTGGCACCCGGAGACCAAGAGGCTGTTCCACGACCTCGACCCCGCGGCGTGGCGGCGGCTGGACCAGGACCCGGTGGCCCTGCTGGGCTCCTTCGACCGGGCCCGGCTCGCCGAGCTCGCCGCGGACGAGTCGATCGTGCGCCGGGTGGCCGCGGCCACCGAGGACCTCGACCGCTACCTCACCGAGGACCGCTGGTTCCAGCACGAGTCCGCCGGCTGGGAGGTCCCCCCGCGCTCGATCGCGTACTTCTCCCCCGAGTTCGGCATCACCGCCGTGCTCCCCCAGTACTCCGGCGGCCTGGGCATCCTCGCCGGCGACCACCTGAAGTCCGCCTCGGACCTCGGGGTGCCGGTGATCGGCGTGGGCCTGCTGTACCAGTCGGGCTACTTCAAGCAGTCGCTCTCGCGGGACGCCTGGCAGCAGGAGACCTACCCGGTCCTGGACCCGGACAACCTGCCGCTGTCCCTGCTCAAGCACCGCGACGGCACGCCCGCCCTGGTCTCCCTGCCGTTGCCGGGCCACCGCACCCTGCACGCGCAGGTCTGGCGGGCCGACGTCGGGCGCGTCCCCCTGCTGCTGCTGGACTCCAACGTCCCGGCCAACGACGACACGGCGCGCTCCGTCACCGACCGGCTGTACGGCGGCGGCGGCGAGCAGCGCCTGCAGCAGGAGCTGCTGCTGGGCATGGGCGGCGTCCGGGCGCTGCGCCTGTTCGCGGAGCTGACCGGCACGGAGGCCCCGAGCGTCTACCACACCAACGAGGGCCACGCGGGGTTCCAGGGGATCGAGCGGATCGAGGAGCTCATGGCCGCGGGGCTCGACTGGGAGAGCGCCCTGTGCTCCGTGCGCGCCTCCACCGTGTTCACCACGCACACCCCCGTGCCCGCCGGGATCGACCGCTTCGACCGCTCGCTCGTGGAGCAGTTCTTCCGGGCCGGCCTGGCCCCGAGCGTCCCCGTGGAGGAAGTCCTGGCCCTGGGGGCCGAGGACTACGACGGCGGCCACCGCGGGCTGCACAACATGGCCGTGATGGGCCTGCGGCTGGGCCAGCGGGCCAACGGGGTGGCGCGGCTGCACGGCCAGGTCTCCCGGGAGATGTTCCGGGGCCTGTGGCCGGGCTTCGACGCCGACGAGGTCCCGATCACCTCCATCACCAACGGCGTGCACGCCCCCACGTGGGTCTCCAGCACCGTCTCCGACCGCGCGATCGAGCTGTTCGGCACCTCCGCGGTGGCCGGCCCCGACTGGGGGCGGGTGTGGGACGTGCCGGACGAGGAGCTGTGGGAGGTCCGCCGGACGCTGCGCCGAGCGCTCATCGCGGACGTCCGCGCCCGGCTGCGGTCCTCGTGGCTCAAGCGGGGCGCCTCCGAGGCGGAGGTGGCCTGGACGGCCTCCGTGCTGGACGAGGACGTGCTGACCATCGGCTTCGCCCGGCGCGTGCCCACCTACAAGCGGCTGACCCTCATGCTGCGCGACCCCGCGCGGCTCAAGCGGCTGCTGCTGGACCCCGAGCACCCGGTCCAGCTGGTGGTGGCGGGCAAGTCCCACCCCGCGGACGAGCAGGGCAAGCTGATGATCCAGGAGATGGTCCGGTTCGCCGACGACCCCGAGGTCCGCCACCGGATTGCCTTCCTGCCGAACTACGACATCCAGATGGCCTCCACCCTGATGCCCGGCTGCGACGTGTGGCTCAACAACCCGCTGCGCCCGCTCGAGGCGTGCGGGACCTCGGGGATGAAGGTGGCCATGAACGGCGGCCTGAACCTGTCCGTGCTGGACGGCTGGTGGGACGAGATGTTCGACGGCGAGAACGGCTGGGCCATCCCCACCGCCTCCTCCGCGGCGAGCACCGGGGAGCGGGACGACATCGAGGCCGCGGCCCTGTACGACCTGCTGGAGAGCCAGGTGGTGCCCCGGTTCTACGGGGCCGAGCGCTCCGACCAGGCCGGCGCGGCGGGGCCCTCCGCGGCCTCCCGGGACGGGCTGCCGCACCAGTGGATCGCCATGGTCAAGCACACCATGGCCACCCTCGGCCCGGCGATGTCCGCCGACCGCATGGTCCAGGACTACGTGACGCGGCTCTACCGGCCCGCCGCCGCCGCGGGGCGGGTGATGGACGGCGACGACTTCGCCCGGGCCCGCGAGCTGGCCGGGTGGAAGACGCGCGTGCGCTCGGCGTTCGGGCGCGTGGCCGTGGAGCACGTGGACTCGCTCGGCGTCTCGGAGGAGCCGCAGGTCGGGGACGAGCTGCAGGTCTCGGCCTACGTGGACCTCGGCGACCTGGAGCCGGCGGACGTGTGCGTCCAGGCCGTGTACGGCCGGGTCGCCACCGAGCCCTCCGGCAGCCTCGACGAGGACCGCCTCGTGGACACCTCCGCCCTCGAGCTGTCCCCGGCCGAGGACCTCGGCGAGGGCCGCTGGCGGTTCGCCGGCTCCCTGCTCATCGACCGGTCCGGGGCGTTCGGCTACTCCGTGCGGGTGCTGCCGCGGCACGAGCTGCTGGCCTCCCCGGCGGAGATGGCGCTCGTGGTCAACGCCGGCTGACCCCCTTCCGGCGCAACTGGAGGTCGATTCCGCCCCGTCTCGCGCCCGGAATGGCCCGGATCCGGGGCGGAATCGACCGCCAGATGAGGGGTCAGGCGGGGGTCAGGCGGGCGAGCCGGGGGTCCAGCCGCGGGCGAGCAGCGCGGCGCGGGTCTTCCGCACCGCGGGGGCCCAGTCGTCGCGGGCGTGGCGCGCGCTGAACCGCAGCTCCATCCAGTCCACGGACTGCAGCCGTTCCGCCCGCTCGATGTCGCGCTGCACCTGGAGCGGCCCGGAGTGGTGTTCCCCGTCGTACTCCAGGTCGATCCGCAGGTCCTGGTAGGTCAGGTCCCCGCGGTGCAGCCGTTCCCCCGTGAGCGGGTGGACGATCCACTGGTTGACGGCCGGCTCCGGCAGGCCCGCGTCCACGAGCGCCAGCCGGAGGGAGGTCTCCTGGGGAGAGTCCGAGCCGACGCGGGCCCGGTCCAGGGCCAGCCTCGCCCTGCGGATGCCCGGCTTGCCCCGGTGGGCGGCCAGCAGGTCCCGCAACCGCTCGGGCGTGCTCAGCGGGAGCCGGTCCCACTGGCCGCCCCACACCGGGTTGAACAGCCAGTCGGCCCACAGCACGAGCCGCCGCTCGCCCGCCGCCCGGGCCAGGTCCAGCCACGTGCGGCCCGGCGTGGTCACGGCGATCCCGCCGACCCGCACCACCTCCGAGGGCAGGACGAGCCCCCGGCGTCCCGTCGTCCCCCGGACGCGGGACCGGCGGTCGCCGGCGACCGACAGCAGGTGCAGCTCCTCCGGCACCCGCGCCCCGGGGAACCCCCACACGAGCGCGGCCGACCCGTGGGAGGCCACGTCCGCCCCCGCCGCCGTGGTGGCCCGCAGCAGCGAGAGGTGCAGCTCGGCCTCGTCCCGGGCGCGCCGTTCCGGGCTGTAGAGACCGTGCAGGTGGCGTTCCGCCCGGGCTCCCTGCAGTCTCCGGCGGCCGATGCCCAGCTCCCGGGCCTCGGCGACGGTCACGATGTCGGGCACGCTGGCCGGCAGGTCCATGCGCCCAGCGTGGCCGGGGACCGCCGCCCGGGGTGACCGGGCCGCCGTCGGGGTGGACGGCGGGGGCGCTCCCGGGGGCTGTGGAGGTCCCGCTCCCCGGCCCCTCCCCACCGCCCTCGGCATCTGGCGGTCGATTCCGCACCGTTCCGGGCCGCCACGGCGCCGAGACCGGGGCAGATTCGACCGCCAGTCGCGCAGGGGTGCGCAGGGGTAGGCAGGGACGCGGAGGGGTGGGGTCAGACGGAGTAGAGGGTGATCGAGTTGCCCTCGATCGTGTCCCGGTCCCCCG
This genomic window from Citricoccus sp. SGAir0253 contains:
- the glgP gene encoding alpha-glucan family phosphorylase, producing the protein MKAIRRFTVRTHLPASIAGLGRLATNLRWSWHPETKRLFHDLDPAAWRRLDQDPVALLGSFDRARLAELAADESIVRRVAAATEDLDRYLTEDRWFQHESAGWEVPPRSIAYFSPEFGITAVLPQYSGGLGILAGDHLKSASDLGVPVIGVGLLYQSGYFKQSLSRDAWQQETYPVLDPDNLPLSLLKHRDGTPALVSLPLPGHRTLHAQVWRADVGRVPLLLLDSNVPANDDTARSVTDRLYGGGGEQRLQQELLLGMGGVRALRLFAELTGTEAPSVYHTNEGHAGFQGIERIEELMAAGLDWESALCSVRASTVFTTHTPVPAGIDRFDRSLVEQFFRAGLAPSVPVEEVLALGAEDYDGGHRGLHNMAVMGLRLGQRANGVARLHGQVSREMFRGLWPGFDADEVPITSITNGVHAPTWVSSTVSDRAIELFGTSAVAGPDWGRVWDVPDEELWEVRRTLRRALIADVRARLRSSWLKRGASEAEVAWTASVLDEDVLTIGFARRVPTYKRLTLMLRDPARLKRLLLDPEHPVQLVVAGKSHPADEQGKLMIQEMVRFADDPEVRHRIAFLPNYDIQMASTLMPGCDVWLNNPLRPLEACGTSGMKVAMNGGLNLSVLDGWWDEMFDGENGWAIPTASSAASTGERDDIEAAALYDLLESQVVPRFYGAERSDQAGAAGPSAASRDGLPHQWIAMVKHTMATLGPAMSADRMVQDYVTRLYRPAAAAGRVMDGDDFARARELAGWKTRVRSAFGRVAVEHVDSLGVSEEPQVGDELQVSAYVDLGDLEPADVCVQAVYGRVATEPSGSLDEDRLVDTSALELSPAEDLGEGRWRFAGSLLIDRSGAFGYSVRVLPRHELLASPAEMALVVNAG
- a CDS encoding alpha-1,4-glucan--maltose-1-phosphate maltosyltransferase, with product MSRTEVTAGRIPVTGVQPVVDCGAHPAKAVVGEDIPVRATVFREGHDRLGATAVLYGPSGEEVQRVRMHEGAPGLDEYRAVLRPAQVGPHALVVEGWSDPYATWHHAATVKIQAGIDVELMLAEGGALFRRAAAEPERSEADRVILERAARGLEDGSRDTAERLTAAEDPELAEVLAARPIREFVSPSPRYPLDVQRALAGRGAWYEFFPRSEGAAYHPESGTWTSGTFTTAAERLPAIARMGFDVVYLPPIHPIGHAHRKGPNNTLTAGPQDPGSPWAIGSEDGGHDAIHPELGTEEDFARFVDRAAELGMEVALDLALQCSPDHPWVREHPEWFTTRVDGSIAYAENPPKKYQDIYPLNFDNDPRGLRRAVLDVVELWIARGVKIFRVDNPHTKPLWFWEWLIAKVHRRHPEVVFLAEAFTRPAMMHALGRVGYQQSYSYFTWRNTRDEIAEYLHEVTAETAAFYRPNFFVNTPDILTEYLQFGGPAAFKIRAVLATMSNPLWGMYSGYELFEHVARPGAEEYIDNEKYEFRPRDYAAAEAEGRSLAPFLTRLNHIRRAHPALQDLQNLTLHRVDNDAILAFSKTRRHRPEGWHAAVGTGAGDGTGTVFPGVPDAAGLVESLPGHADTIIVVVTTDPHNTREATATLDLSALDLRPQDLDAEGRFEVEDLITGSRWQWGEHNYVRLDPHVEPAHVLRVVRRD
- the glgB gene encoding 1,4-alpha-glucan branching protein GlgB — its product is MTTEPNTATTLPALLEGWLPSQRWFPLTGDFTLDRVGGIRLSGTTAGVRPQLHVITAARDGETVTLSVPLAVREDELEEGASALVGRWDSPDGPRWVYDGARDPEFVAAWLEMMRRELPTADGRSGGHAYAGFGDWPAFEAGTLRARMLEGEQSNTSVVIEAGPGTLILKFFRVLAAGANPDVEIGLALSGAGSSEVPVTYGSVTAGWRAPGAPGGTPAEDTADGWVSGQACVLREFITGSRDAWRVATESAAAGTDFTGEAAGIGAATGRLHLALAETLGTRQAPAGPSGTPGVLEELAGRIEWGWRQAAATVGEDHAGRVREVLDSLRSPEAAAALPPLQRIHADYHLGQVLASAQDGTTRWTVLDFEGEPLREAGERSGWDLPLRDVVGMLRSFDYAGALAGAPEWTARTQEAFLEGYGRTVGAPVDTASTVFTALLLDKALYETAYELRHRPDWVEVPASAVRRALGRGTAGTDGAAAEAGAPVATGPSPDTVGAVTEREPEEDPMDAENMEPTLQAGPAGDPAPAPLEVHAEVLDAVAHGRYHQPHEVLGAHLDGDDTVTFRVLRPLAEEVSVRLDDGTEVPLRHEHEGVWVGTARATQPGHVPGYRILVSLPGADPAEQDDPYRYLPTLGELDQHLFREGRHETLWTALGSRVRRYSSPQGEITGTSFAVWAPNARAVRVKGDFNGWDGRQHAMRSLGDSGLWEIFVPGIGAGTVYKYAILGQDGHWRDRADPMARWTEVPPATGSRVDDSRYVFGDQEWMERRARTNPHDGPMSVYEVHAGSWRPGLGYREMADQLVEYVSWQGFTHVEFLPLAEHPFGGSWGYQVTGYYAPTSRFGTPDDFKYLVDRLHQAGIGVLLDWVPAHFPKDEWALAKFDGTPLYEYADPRKGEHPDWGTLVFDYGRTEVRNFLVANALYWLEEFHVDGLRVDAVASMLYLDYSRKDGEWVPNVHGGNHNLEAISFLKEATATAYKRNPGIVMVAEESTAFSGVTASTENDGLGFGLKWNMGWMHDSLAYMSEDPVNRRWHHNEMTFSLVYAWSENYVLPLSHDEVVHGKGSLLRKMPGDRWQELASLRAYYGYMWAHPGKQLLFMGSEFGQESEWKESHGLDWWLTDNPQHKGLMKAVRDLNRVYRDAPELWSRDNDPAGFQWIDQNDGDRNLFSFIRWSDPEQTGGERRPLVCVSNFAGTPHHDVQLGLPLAGEWEEVLNTDSETYGGSGVGNAGTITAVEESWHGQPATARVVVPPLATVYFRPVR
- the treS gene encoding maltose alpha-D-glucosyltransferase, coding for MANSFQLHTHGISHDPNWFRTAVFYEVLVRAFHDGNGDGSGDFDGLINKLDYLQWLGVDCLWVPPFYRSPLRDGGYDVSDFYEVLDDFGTVSDFKRLVAEAHARGLRVIIDLPLNHTSDQHPWFQESRSDPDGPYGDFYVWSDTDEKYQDARIIFVDTEESNWTFDPVRRQFFWHRFFSHQPDLNFENPAVIEALYEVVRYWLDMGVDGFRADAIPYLYEEDGTDCENDPRTHVFLRDLRAMVDAEYPGRVIIAEANQPPADVVDYFGTEEQPECHMCFHFPIMPKIFYALRDHKATAILEAVAETPQIPAGSQWGTFLRNHDELTLEMVTPEERQAMLGWYAPDSRMRANVGIRRRLASLLDNSRSELELIHALLLSLPGSPFLYYGDELGMGDNIWLPDRDASRTPMQWNPDRNAGFSDADPGKLYLPVIQSLVYHYNHVNVEAQLASNGSLLHWVRETLAVRKKHPVFGLGDFSMVHAEAEQVLAFVRDLPVSDDEDLYPETVLCVFNLSPDPVATWLSVPGYEGRGLRDVFGGRPFLDIGADGRLPVTLPGHGFYWLRLRTGPDLMAGGERTALAGRPNPYTTALPVITPDMSAGSIR